GCGGACAGATCGTCGCGGGTAGTGAGGCGGTTTGCGCTGCACCCGCTAGGTGAGGCCTACCTGATGAGCAAAGTCCGTTGCGCTCGCCGCCGAGCTACGAAGTTGCCAAGCTACTGTTTGTTGAACTACTACTAGCTGAGCAATTACGACTGCGACTTCGCCACTTTAGCTTCTCGAACAGCACGCGAGGCGTTGTCGAGAAAGTTATCGATTTGATTCAGGCCGCGCATCAGCATGGCGTGACCATCGATATCAATCGCATCGATTTTCGAATCGTCCATCGCACGCGCGAGAGCTGCAAATCGAGTTGCCTGTTCACGAATACGTTCTTGAACACCAGTGATTTTCTGACTGGAGTAGGGCTCTTTGCGCGGGCTTCGCAGGGAGGCATCGTCCCCCCCCACCTTCTTCACAGATTTCTTCTTGGCCATAGGTAGAAAACTCCTTGCCAGCACTGTAACTGCTATCACCAAAGTTGTAAAGCATTTACATCAAAATCTTTCACGATCTCGGTAAGTATTCTGCAAAAAGTATTGAAGAGATATTCGCGACTGATGTACAGCAGCATATACTGTACGTGTGTTTACTAATGAGCTGCGAGTGGCCCAGTTATCCACCGCCGCAACAGCCCGTTTTGGGAAGGCTCGGAAAGGAGCAGAACCATGATCTCGCGAGTCGATCCGCAGCAGCAAGCGCGTGCGAAACTACTGATTTTTCAAGGGATTAGCCACCTTTCGATCAGCAAGCGGCTGGGGCTTCACCGGGCCACGATCGCTCGCATCGCCCGGGGGGATCTCGAGGCGCCCGAGCCCCGCGAAGACCATCCTCCAGGCTACGACGAACGACAAAAACGGCGCTGTCCAACCTGTGGGCACCTGGTCTATCTGTGGCCCTGTTTGGCCTGCGAACTCGAGACTCCAACGGGTCCGCCAGATGCAGTTCCCGCTCCCCCACCTCGGCAGGATGAACGCCGACGGCGGGCCGATCGCAGTTTTCGATAACTTCCTAACACTTCCGAACGAATTCTTTACGAATTGCTCAAAGGAGCTTCACGATGTCTTTAGAACACACTGTCTCGCTACTCACCACGCTCGTCGGGCTTGGCGTCTCGATCCTGCTGGCCAGTATTCCTTGGGCCTACGGCATTCATGGTCGGCTGACTCGCATTGAGACGACCCTCGCCGAGTCGCTGCCACATAAGCCGCGACTGGAGGAGATCGATCGACGGCTCGCGCGGGTCGAATTGCTTCAGGAGCGCGACGCCACCCAGGCTTGAGCAGCGCGCTCGATTGTCCCCTGCCCCGTTTTGGAAAGTGATGAGAACCATGTCGAGCCCCACACTTAAGCGTGAACTTCGGTGGATGAAGGCCACGCTGCTCAAGCGACACCCGCTCAAGTTGCGTGCTGCTGCCCCGCAAGATCGAAAACGAGTCGAGGAGCAAATCGAGCAACTCGGCTGTGTGACGCCGATCATCGCCCATCCTCGCGACGATGGTTCTCTCGAGATTCTCGACGGGCATCTGCGCGCCGAGATCGCGGGAGAGAACCTCGTCCCTGTCGTCGTCCTGGAATGCGACAACGCAGCGTCGGCACCGATTTTTGCGGCACTTCAGCAGCGAAGCGATCGGCCACAAGTAACGAGTCGTTACGCGAAGAAAACGCCTGCCGATTTGGTGCGTGACGCGGAGAAGATTCCCGCTTCGTATCAGTTGCTCGTCGATTGTGGCGCGGAGCCGCAGCAACGATTGCTGTTTGATGCACTCGAAGCGCAAGGGCTCCGCTGCCGCGTTCTCACGCTGACGACCTCGTAGCAGATCACGCTTGATTCACCAGTTCACTGTTTACCTCTCCCTTGCCAAAGAGCGCGGGCAAGCACGAGAGTCGTACGTCGCTGCGCACTCGGCAAATCATCGAAAGGGACGACCATGACACGCTTTGACATTCATCTTTGTTCGCAAG
This window of the Pirellula staleyi DSM 6068 genome carries:
- a CDS encoding ParB N-terminal domain-containing protein, with the protein product MSSPTLKRELRWMKATLLKRHPLKLRAAAPQDRKRVEEQIEQLGCVTPIIAHPRDDGSLEILDGHLRAEIAGENLVPVVVLECDNAASAPIFAALQQRSDRPQVTSRYAKKTPADLVRDAEKIPASYQLLVDCGAEPQQRLLFDALEAQGLRCRVLTLTTS